In Lycium ferocissimum isolate CSIRO_LF1 chromosome 11, AGI_CSIRO_Lferr_CH_V1, whole genome shotgun sequence, a single genomic region encodes these proteins:
- the LOC132036211 gene encoding uncharacterized protein LOC132036211 → MGVDYYKVLGVDKNATDDDLKKAYRKLAMKWHPDKNPKNKKEAEAKFKQISEAYDVLSDSQKKAVYDQYGEEGLKGGVPPPGAGGPGAGSPFFFTGEGPTAFRFNTRNADDIFAEFFGVPTQGGHGASRAGQRFGNFFTDDIFASSFGEGGGVSMHQSAPRKEASIQQTLPCNLEDLYKGTTKKMKISREVVDASGTRRQVEEILTINIKAGWKKGTKITFQEKGNEQPGVIPADLVFIIDEKPHRVFSRDGNDLIVTQKISLAEALTGSTVHLTTLDGRNLTIPINNVIQPNYEHVVPGEGMPLPKDPSKKGNLRIKFDIKFPARLTMTQKSGIKELLGS, encoded by the exons ATGGGTGTAGATTATTACAAAGTATTGGGTGTTGATAAGAATGCTACAGATGATGATTTGAAGAAAGCTTATAGAAAACTTGCTATGAAATGGCATCCTGATAagaaccctaaaaataaaaaagaagctGAAGCTAAGTTCAAACAGATCTCTGAGGCCTATgat GTGCTTAGTGACTCCCAGAAAAAAGCTGTGTATGACCAGTATGGTGAAGAAGGGCTGAAGGGTGGGGTGCCACCGCCTGGTGCTGGTGGTCCCGGTGCTGGTTCACCCTTCTTCTTTACTGGGGAAGGCCCTACCGCATTCAGATTCAATACTCGAAATGCTGATGACATATTTGCTGAATTTTTCGGCGTTCCTACTCAAGGAGGACATGGAGCGAGCAGGGCTGGTCAAAGGTTTGGTAATTTTTTTACCGATGATATATTCGCATCATCCTTTGGTGAAGGAGGTGGTGTTTCAATGCATCAATCAGCTCCAAGGAAAGAGGCTTCGATACAACAGACCTTGCCTTGTAATCTTGAGGATCTCTACAAGGGTACCACCAAGAAGATGAAGATTTCTAGAGAAGTTGTGGACGCGAGTGG CACCAGAAGGCAGGTGGAAGAGATTCTAACAATCAATATTAAAGCTGGTTGGAAAAAAGGTACAAAGATCACCTTCCAAGAAAAAGGGAATGAGCAGCCAGGCGTTATACCAGCTGATCTGGTCTTCATAATAGATGAGAAACCTCATAGAGTTTTCTCACGCGATGGAAACGACCTGATCGTCACACAAAAGATATCTTTGGCTGAAGCATTAACAGGCTCTACAGTCCATCTCACTACTCTAGATGGAAGGAACTTGACCATTCCCATCAACAATGTCATTCAACCAAATTATGAACATGTTGTCCCAGGTGAAGGCATGCCACTTCCAAAAGACCCGTCAAAGAAAGGAAATCTGAGAATCAAATTTGACATCAAGTTCCCTGCTCGTCTTACAATGACGCAGAAATCCGGCATCAAAGAGCTGTTGGGTTCTTGA
- the LOC132036236 gene encoding transcription activator GLK1 has protein sequence MLTVSPLSNTTARNERDNEMESFAMGGGGGGDDFVDFMGENLLDSIDFDDLFVGINDGDVLPDLEMDNEILAEFSVSSGDESDVNNYSSSNTFTTTTIKNVERKEDFEKATSFSASDVGSGLTSLNQGEEIVSTQKSEESALQVNQNISPKEIDKGKKSSKNNLPGKRKVKVDWTPELHRRFVQAVEQLGVEKAVPSRILEIMGIDCLTRHNIASHLQKYRSHRKHLLAREAEAASWSHRRQIYGGAAVVGGGGGKRDMNPWPAPTIGFPPPPPPPPPPSMAAPMPHHFRPLHVWGHPSVDQSYIHMWPKHLAPSPSPQHPSPAWAPPPHLHPPPPSDPPFWHPHHQRVPNSLTPGTPYFPAPIAPTRYPAAHHLVPGIPPAAHHAMYKVDHSGIGVRTAPAALPLPKPPCDFYPSKESIDAAIGDVLSKPWLPLPLGLKPPAVGSVVGELQRQGVPKIPPSCA, from the exons ATGCTAACTGTGTCACCTTTGAGTAACACAACGGCGAGAAATGAAAGGGATAACGAGATGGAAAGTTTTGCGatgggaggaggaggaggaggagatgaTTTCGTGGATTTTATGGGGGAGAATTTGCTCGATAGCATTGATTTTGATGACCTTTTTGTTGGGATCAACGACGGAGATGTCTTACCAGATTTGGAGATGGACAATGAGATTCTTGCTGAATTTTCGGTTAGTAGCGGGGACGAATCCGATGTGAATAACTATAGTAGTAGTAATActtttactactactactataaAGAAtgtagaaagaaaagaagactttGAAAAAGCAACATCTTTTTCAGCATCGGATGTTGGTTCGGGTTTAACGAGCCTAAATCAGGGAGAAGAAATTGTGAGTACTCAGAAAAGTGAAGAATCTGCACTACAAGTGAATCAGAACATTTCCCCGAAAGAAATCGATAAAGGCAAGAAGTCATCCAAGAATAATCTTCCagggaaaaggaaagtaaag GTGGACTGGACGCCAGAATTGCACAGGAGATTTGTACAAGCAGTAGAGCAACTAGGTGTAGAAAAGGCAGTCCCATCAAGAATTTTGGAGATTATGGGAATCGATTGTCTCACTCGCCATAATATTGCCAGTCATCTTCAA AAATATCGGTCCCATAGGAAACATTTGCTTGCAAGAGAAGCGGAAGCGGCGAGCTGGAGCCATAGAAGGCAAATATACGGCGGTGCAGCCGTAGTCGGAGGGGGCGGAGGAAAGAGAGATATGAACCCATGGCCAGCACCAACAATTGgctttcctcctcctcctcctcctcctcctccgcCTTCTATGGCAGCTCCAATGCCTCATCATTTTAGACCCCTACATGTATGGGGTCATCCATCCGTCGACCaatcatatatacacatgtggCCTAAACATCTAGCACCTTCGCCTTCTCCTCAACATCCATCACCAGCTTGGGCTCCTCCTCCTCATCTTCATCCTCCACCACCTTCAGATCCTCCTTTTTGGCATCCACACCATCAACGG GTACCAAATTCTCTTACACCAGGAACTCCTTACTTTCCAGCACCTATAGCACCAACG AGATATCCAGCTGCTCATCATCTAGTACCAGGCATACCACCAGCAGCGCATCATGCCATGTACAAAGTAGACCACTCCGGCATTGGCGTTCGAACTGCCCCAGCAGCACTACCTCTACCTAAACCTCCTTGTGACTTTTATCCT TCAAAGGAGAGTATAGATGCGGCAATTGGAGATGTTTTATCAAAGCCATGGCTGCCACTTCCCCTCGGACTCAAACCTCCCGCTGTTGGCAGTGTGGTGGGAGAATTACAACGACAAGGGGTACCTAAAATACCACCATCTTGTGCATAG